One segment of Deinococcus multiflagellatus DNA contains the following:
- a CDS encoding polysaccharide deacetylase family protein: MRRTLAWGGALLLGYIGLPYLLVQRLNLGVLREGPPRPGQLALTFDDGPDPQTTPAVLDALKAAGMHATFFVLAPHAEAHPALVRRLLAEGHEVQAHAARHLHAWVRSPWSAFLDPGEAARRIAAVTGQPVTLHRPPHGAYTLATILGQRTAGLRGAHWSVEGGDWQKGATPQGTVQALLPRLRPGAVVVLHDAGPGARVTVPMLPDLLRAMQQRGLRSVTLKELATHP, translated from the coding sequence ATGAGGCGCACCCTGGCCTGGGGGGGCGCCCTGCTGCTGGGGTACATCGGCCTGCCGTACCTGCTGGTGCAGCGGCTGAATCTGGGGGTGCTGCGCGAGGGGCCGCCGCGCCCCGGGCAGCTGGCCCTTACCTTTGACGACGGCCCAGACCCCCAGACCACGCCCGCTGTGCTGGACGCCCTGAAGGCGGCGGGGATGCACGCCACCTTCTTCGTGCTGGCCCCCCACGCCGAGGCGCACCCGGCCCTGGTGCGGCGCCTGCTGGCCGAGGGCCACGAGGTGCAGGCCCACGCCGCGCGGCACCTCCATGCCTGGGTGCGGTCGCCGTGGTCGGCGTTTCTGGACCCTGGTGAGGCGGCGCGGCGCATTGCGGCCGTGACGGGGCAGCCGGTCACCCTGCACCGCCCGCCCCACGGGGCCTACACCCTGGCGACCATTCTGGGCCAGCGGACGGCAGGGCTGCGCGGCGCCCACTGGAGCGTGGAGGGCGGCGACTGGCAGAAGGGGGCAACGCCGCAGGGCACGGTGCAGGCCCTTCTTCCCCGCCTGCGCCCTGGCGCGGTGGTCGTCTTGCACGACGCGGGACCCGGCGCGCGGGTCACGGTGCCCATGCTGCCGGACCTGCTGCGGGCCATGCAACAGC